From one Salvelinus alpinus chromosome 14, SLU_Salpinus.1, whole genome shotgun sequence genomic stretch:
- the LOC139538329 gene encoding uncharacterized protein isoform X1 → MMNIEHEASCKLRRSMHSTPPADIDPKVHSIVERAVRSILGEQSNEPRSNLLSPSQVVVEVVPRLLLALWLQPEEGHSEHPILISGMAVGMVAAVVEKLSCMLKDPSPHIPFSRAAAFDSVRSILGRISRSFSTDDLQSPFYMSSVCAFVADAVQSCFQPPAATLPVPPVLTVAVSTTLPADIQADLASSHLEVVDITPNTEADSASSHLEVVDITLNTEADQASSHLEVVDITPNTVADQASFHLNVVDITLNTEADPVSSLLEVQNITTDTEADPASSHLDVVDITTNTEADSASSHLEVVDITPNTEADQASSHLEVVDTTPNTEADQASFHLNVVDITLNTEADQASSHLEVVDITLNTEADQASSHLEVVDTTPNTEADQASFHLNVVDITLNTEADLASSHLDVEDITPNTEADPASSHLEVEDITPNTEADLASSHLNVVDITPNTEAKPISSLLEVVDITPEESTLTMAVFATLPAKIQAEDVAVVIPDVTPHVTKDVTLDVPCRARKGAVRRLFCRLWRAVCCCACHKEEEERGKSATLAHYKKMHCFIQARLKD, encoded by the exons ATGATGAACATAGAGCACGAGGCTTCCTGCAAGCTCCGCCGCTCCATGCACTCCACCCCGCCAGCTGACAT CGATCCTAAAGTCCACAGCATCGTGGAGAGAGCTGTGAGGAGCATTCTGGGCGAGCAGTCCAATGAGCCCCGTAGCAACCTGCTCAGCCCATctcaggtggtggtggaggtggttccCAGGCTCCTCCTAGCCCTGTGGCTTCAGCCAGAGGAAGGCCATTCAGAGCACCCAATCCTAATAAGCGGGATGGCCGTGGGCATGGTGGCGGCCGTAGTGGAGAAGCTCTCCTGCATGTTAAAGGACCCTTCCCCTCACATCCCATTCTCCCGGGCTGCTGCTTTTGACTCTGTGCGGTCGATCCTCGGGAGAATCAGTCGGTCCTTCTCCACGGATGACCTCCAGAGCCCTTTTTATATGAGCTCGGTCTGTGCCTTTGTGGCGGACGCGGTGCAGAGCTGCTTCCAGCCCCCTGCAGCCACCCTACCAGTCCCCCCTGTCCTCACGGTGGCCgtttccaccacactaccagcagACATCCAAGCAG ACCTGGCTTCTTCCCACCTAGAGGTTGTAGACATCACCCCTAACACAGAGGCAGACTCGGCTTCCTCCCACCTGGAGGTTGTGGACATCACCCTTAATACAGAGGCAGACCAGGCTTCTTCCCACCTGGAGGTTGTGGACATCACCCctaacacagtggcagaccaggCTTCTTTCCACCTGAATGTTGTGGACATCACCCTTAATACAGAGGCAGACCCGGTATCTTCCCTCTTGGAGGTTCAAAACATCACCACTGACACAGAGGCAGATCCGGCTTCTTCCCACCTAGATGTTGTGGACATCACCACTAACACAGAGGCAGACTCGGCGTCTTCCCACCTGGAGGTTGTAGACATCACCCCTAATACAGAGGCAGATCAGGCTTCTTCCCATCTGGAGGTTGTGGACACCACCCCTAACACAGAGGCAGACCAGGCTTCTTTCCACCTGAATGTTGTGGACATCACCCTTAATACAGAGGCAGACCAGGCTTCTTCCCACCTGGAGGTTGTGGACATCACCCTTAATACAGAGGCAGACCAGGCTTCTTCCCACCTGGAGGTTGTGGACACCACCCCTAACACAGAGGCAGATCAGGCTTCTTTCCACCTGAATGTTGTGGACATCACCCTTAATACAGAGGCAGATCTGGCTTCTTCCCACCTGGACGTTGAGGACATCACCCCTAACACAGAGGCAGACCCGGCTTCTTCCCACCTGGAGGTTGAGGACATCACCCCTAACACAGAGGCAGATCTGGCTTCTTCCCACCTGAATGTTGTGGACATCACCCCTAATACAGAGGCAAAGCCCATCTCTTCCCTCTTGGAGGTTGTGGACATCACACCTGAAGAAAGTACGCTCACGATGGCCGTCTTCGCCACTCTGCCAGCTAAAATCCAAGCAG AGGATGTTGCTGTGGTCATCCCGGATGTCACCCCACACGTCACCAAGGACGTGACACTGGATGTTCCATGCAGAGCTAGGAAAGGGGCAGTCCGGCGATTATTTTGCAGGCTTTGGAGGGCAGTGTGCTGCTGCGCCTGCCAcaaggaagaggaggaaagaggaaaaAGCGCAACTCTTGCTCACTATAAAAAAATGCATTGTTTTATTCAGGCAAGGTTAAAAGATTAA
- the LOC139538329 gene encoding uncharacterized protein isoform X2, producing the protein MMNIEHEASCKLRRSMHSTPPADIDPKVHSIVERAVRSILGEQSNEPRSNLLSPSQVVVEVVPRLLLALWLQPEEGHSEHPILISGMAVGMVAAVVEKLSCMLKDPSPHIPFSRAAAFDSVRSILGRISRSFSTDDLQSPFYMSSVCAFVADAVQSCFQPPAATLPVPPVLTVAVSTTLPADIQAEVVDITPNTEADSASSHLEVVDITLNTEADQASSHLEVVDITPNTVADQASFHLNVVDITLNTEADPVSSLLEVQNITTDTEADPASSHLDVVDITTNTEADSASSHLEVVDITPNTEADQASSHLEVVDTTPNTEADQASFHLNVVDITLNTEADQASSHLEVVDITLNTEADQASSHLEVVDTTPNTEADQASFHLNVVDITLNTEADLASSHLDVEDITPNTEADPASSHLEVEDITPNTEADLASSHLNVVDITPNTEAKPISSLLEVVDITPEESTLTMAVFATLPAKIQAEDVAVVIPDVTPHVTKDVTLDVPCRARKGAVRRLFCRLWRAVCCCACHKEEEERGKSATLAHYKKMHCFIQARLKD; encoded by the exons ATGATGAACATAGAGCACGAGGCTTCCTGCAAGCTCCGCCGCTCCATGCACTCCACCCCGCCAGCTGACAT CGATCCTAAAGTCCACAGCATCGTGGAGAGAGCTGTGAGGAGCATTCTGGGCGAGCAGTCCAATGAGCCCCGTAGCAACCTGCTCAGCCCATctcaggtggtggtggaggtggttccCAGGCTCCTCCTAGCCCTGTGGCTTCAGCCAGAGGAAGGCCATTCAGAGCACCCAATCCTAATAAGCGGGATGGCCGTGGGCATGGTGGCGGCCGTAGTGGAGAAGCTCTCCTGCATGTTAAAGGACCCTTCCCCTCACATCCCATTCTCCCGGGCTGCTGCTTTTGACTCTGTGCGGTCGATCCTCGGGAGAATCAGTCGGTCCTTCTCCACGGATGACCTCCAGAGCCCTTTTTATATGAGCTCGGTCTGTGCCTTTGTGGCGGACGCGGTGCAGAGCTGCTTCCAGCCCCCTGCAGCCACCCTACCAGTCCCCCCTGTCCTCACGGTGGCCgtttccaccacactaccagcagACATCCAAGCAG AGGTTGTAGACATCACCCCTAACACAGAGGCAGACTCGGCTTCCTCCCACCTGGAGGTTGTGGACATCACCCTTAATACAGAGGCAGACCAGGCTTCTTCCCACCTGGAGGTTGTGGACATCACCCctaacacagtggcagaccaggCTTCTTTCCACCTGAATGTTGTGGACATCACCCTTAATACAGAGGCAGACCCGGTATCTTCCCTCTTGGAGGTTCAAAACATCACCACTGACACAGAGGCAGATCCGGCTTCTTCCCACCTAGATGTTGTGGACATCACCACTAACACAGAGGCAGACTCGGCGTCTTCCCACCTGGAGGTTGTAGACATCACCCCTAATACAGAGGCAGATCAGGCTTCTTCCCATCTGGAGGTTGTGGACACCACCCCTAACACAGAGGCAGACCAGGCTTCTTTCCACCTGAATGTTGTGGACATCACCCTTAATACAGAGGCAGACCAGGCTTCTTCCCACCTGGAGGTTGTGGACATCACCCTTAATACAGAGGCAGACCAGGCTTCTTCCCACCTGGAGGTTGTGGACACCACCCCTAACACAGAGGCAGATCAGGCTTCTTTCCACCTGAATGTTGTGGACATCACCCTTAATACAGAGGCAGATCTGGCTTCTTCCCACCTGGACGTTGAGGACATCACCCCTAACACAGAGGCAGACCCGGCTTCTTCCCACCTGGAGGTTGAGGACATCACCCCTAACACAGAGGCAGATCTGGCTTCTTCCCACCTGAATGTTGTGGACATCACCCCTAATACAGAGGCAAAGCCCATCTCTTCCCTCTTGGAGGTTGTGGACATCACACCTGAAGAAAGTACGCTCACGATGGCCGTCTTCGCCACTCTGCCAGCTAAAATCCAAGCAG AGGATGTTGCTGTGGTCATCCCGGATGTCACCCCACACGTCACCAAGGACGTGACACTGGATGTTCCATGCAGAGCTAGGAAAGGGGCAGTCCGGCGATTATTTTGCAGGCTTTGGAGGGCAGTGTGCTGCTGCGCCTGCCAcaaggaagaggaggaaagaggaaaaAGCGCAACTCTTGCTCACTATAAAAAAATGCATTGTTTTATTCAGGCAAGGTTAAAAGATTAA
- the LOC139538331 gene encoding uncharacterized protein, with translation MAASLRVPWKICSILFFYVLFLTLVPRVILSFITYSREELLNIRLTSTNHPSYQEYDFPETDPVSCLPPNTMDLIPAGEATRRRKRGKRSGLLVRLRRRAHRAPLPSILLANVQSLENKVDEIRARVTFERDIRDCNVLCFTETWLTEKTLTESVQPAGFFTHRADRNIHLSGKKRGGGVCLMINETWCDHHNNTQELKSFCSPDLELLTIKCRPHYLPREFTSVIITAVYIPPQADTSMALNELYLTLCKLETTHPEAAFIVAGDFNKANLKTKLPKFYQHIDCPTRAGRTLDHCYTNFRDAYKALPRPPFGKADHDSILLIPAYKQKLKLQAPALRSVQRWSDQSESTLQDCFDHADWNMFRTASNNNNDEYADSVSEFIRKCIDDVVPRATIKTFPNQKPWINGSIRVKLKARTTAFNQGKVTGNMTEYTQCSYSLRKAIKQAKSQYRDKIESQFNSSDTRGMWQGLQSITDYKKKSSPVADQDVLLPDRLNTFFARFEDNTVPLTRPTTKTCGLSFTAAEVSKTFKRVNPRKAAGPDGIPSRVLRACADQLAGVFTDIFNQSLAQSAVPTCFKRATIVPVPKKAKVTELNDYRPVALTSVIMKCFERLVKDHITSTLPDTLDPLQFAYRPNRSTDDAIATTLHTALTHLDKRNTYVRMLFIDYSSAFNTIVPSKLVIKLETLGLDPALCNWVLDFLTGRPQVVRVGNNISTPLILNTGAPQGCVLSPLLYSLFTHDCVAMHASNSIIKFADDTTVVGLITNNDETAYREEVRALGVWCQENNLTLNVNKTKEMIVDFRKQQRELPPIHIDGSVVEKVESFKFLGVHITDKLNWSTHTDSVVKKAQQRLFNLRRLKKFGLSPKALTNFYRCTIESILSGCITAWYGNCSAHNRKALQRVVRMAASLRVPWKICSILFFYVLFLTLVPRVILSFITYSREELLNIRLTSTNHPSYQEYDFPETDPVSCLPPNTMDLIPAGEATRRRKRGKRSGLLVRLRRRAHRAPLPSILLANVQSLENKVDEIRARVTFERDIRDCNVLCFTETWLTEKTLTESVQPAGFFTHRADRNIHLSGKKRGGGVCLMINETWCDHHNNTQELKSFCSPDLELLTIKCRPHYLPREFTSVIITAVYIPPQADTSMALNELYLTLCKLETTHPEAAFIVAGDFNKANLKTKLPKFYQHIDCPTRAGRTLDHCYTNFRDAYKALPRPPFGKADHDSILLIPAYKQKLKLQAPALRSVQRWSDQSESTLQDCFDHADWNMFRTASNNNNDEYADSVSEFIRKCIDDVVPRATIKTFPNQKPWINGSIRVKLKARTTAFNQGKVTGNMTEYTQCSYSLRKAIKQAKSQYRDKIESQFNSSDTRGMWQGLQSITDYKKKSSPVADQDVLLPDRLNTFFARFEDNTVPLTRPTTKTCGLSFTAAEVSKTFKRVNPRKAAGPDGIPSRVLRACADQLAGVFTDIFNQSLAQSAVPTCFKRATIVPVPKKAKVTELNDYRPVALTSVIMKCFERLVKDHITSTLPDTLDPLQFAYRPNRSTDDAIATTLHTALTHLDKRNTYVRMLFIDYSSAFNTIVPSKLVIKLETLGLDPALCNWVLDFLTGRPQVVRVGNNISTPLILNTGAPQGCVLSPLLYSLFTHDCVAMHASNSIIKFADDTTVVGLITNNDETAYREEVRALGVWCQENNLTLNVNKTKEMIVDFRKQQRELPPIHIDGSVVEKVESFKFLGVHITDKLNWSTHTDSVVKKAQQRLFNLRRLKKFGLSPKALTNFYRCTIESILSGCITAWYGNCSAHNRKALQRVVRSAERITRGKLPALQDTYTTRCHRKAIKIIKDNNHPSHYLFTPLSSRRRGQYRCIQAGTERLKNSFYLKAIRLLNSHH, from the coding sequence atggctgcctcgcttcgcgttccttggaaaatatgcagtattttgtttttctatgtgttatttcttacattggtaccccgggtgatcttaagtttcattacatacagccgggaggaactactgaatatacgattaacgtcaactaaccacccttcctaccaggaatatgactttcccgaaacggatccagtgtcttgccttccacccaatacaatggacctgatcccagccggcgaagctacacgacgccgaaaaaggggcaaacgtagcggtctcctggtcaggcttcggagacgagcacatcgcgctccactccctagcatactactcgccaatgtccagtctcttgagaataaggtcgatgaaatccgagcacgggtaacattcgagagagacatcagggattgcaacgtgctctgcttcacggaaacatggctaactgaaaagacgctaacggagtcggtgcagccagctggtttcttcacgcatcgcgcagacagaaacatacatctttctggtaagaagaggggcgggggggtatgcctcatgattaacgagacgtggtgtgaccatcataacaacactcaggaactaaagtcattctgttcacctgatctagaactcctcacaatcaaatgtagaccgcattatctaccaagggaattcacttcggtcataatcacagccgtatatattcccccccaagcagacacatcgatggccctgaacgaactctatctgactctctgtaaactggaaaccacacaccctgaggctgcattcatcgtagctggggattttaacaaggctaatctaaaaacaaaactccctaaattctatcagcacatcgattgtccgaccagggctggcagaactctggaccattgttatactaacttccgcgacgcatataaggccctcccccgccctcctttcggaaaagctgaccacgactccattttgttgattccagcctacaaacagaaattaaaactacaagctcccgcgctcaggtctgttcaacgctggtccgaccaatctgaatccacgcttcaagactgctttgatcacgcggattggaatatgttccgcacggcgtccaacaacaacaatgatgaatatgcagattcggtgagcgagttcattaggaagtgcattgacgatgtcgtacccagagcaacgattaaaacattcccaaaccagaaaccgtggattaacggcagcattcgcgtgaaactgaaagcgcgaaccactgcttttaaccagggcaaggtgaccggaaacatgaccgaatacacacagtgtagctattctctccgcaaggctatcaaacaggctaagtcccagtacagagacaaaattgaatcgcaattcaacagctcagacacaaggggtatgtggcagggtctacagtctatcacggattacaaaaagaaaagcagccccgtcgcggatcaggatgtcttgctcccagacaggctaaataccttttttgcccgctttgaggataatacagtgccactgacacggcccactaccaaaacctgcgggctctccttcactgcagccgaggtgagtaaaacatttaaacgtgttaaccctcgcaaggctgcaggcccagacggcattcccagccgcgtcctcagagcatgcgcagaccagctggctggtgtgtttacggacatattcaatcaatccttagcccagtctgctgttcccacatgcttcaagagggccaccattgttcctgttcccaagaaagctaaggtaactgagctaaacgactaccgccccgtagcactcacttccgtcatcatgaagtgctttgagagactagtcaaggaccatatcacctccaccctaccggacaccctagacccactccaatttgcttaccgacccaataggtccacagacgacgcaatcgcaaccacactgcacactgccctaacccatctggacaagaggaatacctatgtgagaatgctgttcatcgactacagctcagcattcaacaccatagtaccctccaaactcgtcatcaagctcgagaccctgggcctcgaccccgccctgtgcaactgggtcctggacttcctgacgggccgcccccaggtggtgagggtaggtaacaacatctccaccccgctgatcctcaacactggggccccacaagggtgcgttctgagccctctcctgtactccctgttcacccacgactgcgtggccatgcacgcctccaactcaatcatcaagtttgcggacgacactacagtggtaggcttgattaccaacaacgacgagacggcctacagggaggaggtgagggccctcggagtgtggtgtcaggaaaataacctcacactcaacgtcaacaaaacaaaggagatgattgtggacttcaggaaacagcagagggagctcccccctatccacatcgacgggtcagtagtggagaaggtggaaagttttaagttcctcggtgtacacatcacggacaaactgaattggtccacccacacagacagcgttgtgaagaaggcgcagcagcgcctcttcaacctcaggaggctgaagaaattcggcttgtcaccaaaagcactcacaaacttctacagatgcacaatcgagagcatcctgtcgggctgtatcaccgcctggtacggcaactgctccgcacacaaccgtaaggctctccagagggtagtgaggatggctgcctcgcttcgcgttccttggaaaatatgcagtattttgtttttctatgtgttatttcttacattggtaccccgggtgatcttaagtttcattacatacagccgggaggaactactgaatatacgattaacgtcaactaaccacccttcctaccaggaatatgactttcccgaaacggatccagtgtcttgccttccacccaatacaatggacctgatcccagccggcgaagctacacgacgccgaaaaaggggcaaacgtagcggtctcctggtcaggcttcggagacgagcacatcgcgctccactccctagcatactactcgccaatgtccagtctcttgagaataaggtcgatgaaatccgagcacgggtaacattcgagagagacatcagggattgcaacgtgctctgcttcacggaaacatggctaactgaaaagacgctaacggagtcggtgcagccagctggtttcttcacgcatcgcgcagacagaaacatacatctttctggtaagaagaggggcgggggggtatgcctcatgattaacgagacgtggtgtgaccatcataacaacactcaggaactaaagtcattctgttcacctgatctagaactcctcacaatcaaatgtagaccgcattatctaccaagggaattcacttcggtcataatcacagccgtatatattcccccccaagcagacacatcgatggccctgaacgaactctatctgactctctgtaaactggaaaccacacaccctgaggctgcattcatcgtagctggggattttaacaaggctaatctaaaaacaaaactccctaaattctatcagcacatcgattgtccgaccagggctggcagaactctggaccattgttatactaacttccgcgacgcatataaggccctcccccgccctcctttcggaaaagctgaccacgactccattttgttgattccagcctacaaacagaaattaaaactacaagctcccgcgctcaggtctgttcaacgctggtccgaccaatctgaatccacgcttcaagactgctttgatcacgcggattggaatatgttccgcacggcgtccaacaacaacaatgatgaatatgcagattcggtgagcgagttcattaggaagtgcattgacgatgtcgtacccagagcaacgattaaaacattcccaaaccagaaaccgtggattaacggcagcattcgcgtgaaactgaaagcgcgaaccactgcttttaaccagggcaaggtgaccggaaacatgaccgaatacacacagtgtagctattctctccgcaaggctatcaaacaggctaagtcccagtacagagacaaaattgaatcgcaattcaacagctcagacacaaggggtatgtggcagggtctacagtctatcacggattacaaaaagaaaagcagccccgtcgcggatcaggatgtcttgctcccagacaggctaaataccttttttgcccgctttgaggataatacagtgccactgacacggcccactaccaaaacctgcgggctctccttcactgcagccgaggtgagtaaaacatttaaacgtgttaaccctcgcaaggctgcaggcccagacggcattcccagccgcgtcctcagagcatgcgcagaccagctggctggtgtgtttacggacatattcaatcaatccttagcccagtctgctgttcccacatgcttcaagagggccaccattgttcctgttcccaagaaagctaaggtaactgagctaaacgactaccgccccgtagcactcacttccgtcatcatgaagtgctttgagagactagtcaaggaccatatcacctccaccctaccggacaccctagacccactccaatttgcttaccgacccaataggtccacagacgacgcaatcgcaaccacactgcacactgccctaacccatctggacaagaggaatacctatgtgagaatgctgttcatcgactacagctcagcattcaacaccatagtaccctccaaactcgtcatcaagctcgagaccctgggcctcgaccccgccctgtgcaactgggtcctggacttcctgacgggccgcccccaggtggtgagggtaggtaacaacatctccaccccgctgatcctcaacactggggccccacaagggtgcgttctgagccctctcctgtactccctgttcacccacgactgcgtggccatgcacgcctccaactcaatcatcaagtttgcggacgacactacagtggtaggcttgattaccaacaacgacgagacggcctacagggaggaggtgagggccctcggagtgtggtgtcaggaaaataacctcacactcaacgtcaacaaaacaaaggagatgattgtggacttcaggaaacagcagagggagctcccccctatccacatcgacgggtcagtagtggagaaggtggaaagttttaagttcctcggtgtacacatcacggacaaactgaattggtccacccacacagacagcgttgtgaagaaggcgcagcagcgcctcttcaacctcaggaggctgaagaaattcggcttgtcaccaaaagcactcacaaacttctacagatgcacaatcgagagcatcctgtcgggctgtatcaccgcctggtacggcaactgctccgcacacaaccgtaaggctctccagagggtagtgaggtcggcagaacgcatcacccggggcaaactacctgccctccaggacacctacaccacccgatgtcacaggaaggccataaagatcatcaaggacaacaaccacccaagccactacctgttcaccccgctatcatccagaaggcgaggtcagtacaggtgcatccaagcagggaccgagagactgaaaaacagcttctatctcaaggccatcagactgttaaacagccaccactaa